Proteins co-encoded in one Pyxidicoccus xibeiensis genomic window:
- a CDS encoding ComEC/Rec2 family competence protein — protein sequence MEALRVRTYNVRFGDALLVSVPDRDGETGVTTMRHVLIDVGNVQAGEGGADTVFHPVLEDVLKELKGAPLDLYVMTHEHLDHVQGLFYADGRLYEGGLKERLKLRHAWLTASAAPDYYERFPESEKQLTASRALYDDIREYYRLRPEAARDAVPSFLLNNDYRKTAECVKYLRSLAEQTHYVHRSAPLEGTHPFKEAKLEVWAPEEDTSEYYGRFTPVALGLERKAGGEVSLHVPCPPSGVDASAFYNLLTWRRRGVGDDLLAIDRAANNTSIVFSLEWRGWRLLFAGDAELRSWKVMKKKGVLKPVHFLKVSHHGSHNGTPDGDIFDAILPARSGDDRRRCAVISSFEGTYSGIPHTPTNQRLESRCELRTTVDAADAPFVDLTFEDVEVPRATPRVRRAVPVRNRGPRGHSRGGGKKRA from the coding sequence ATGGAGGCGCTGAGGGTGCGGACGTACAACGTGCGGTTCGGTGACGCGCTGCTCGTGTCGGTGCCGGACCGCGACGGGGAGACGGGCGTCACGACGATGCGGCATGTGCTCATCGACGTGGGCAACGTGCAGGCCGGTGAGGGCGGGGCGGACACGGTGTTCCACCCCGTGCTGGAGGACGTGCTGAAGGAGCTGAAGGGCGCGCCGCTGGACTTGTATGTGATGACGCACGAGCACCTGGACCACGTGCAGGGGCTCTTCTACGCGGACGGGCGGCTGTACGAGGGAGGGCTCAAGGAGCGGCTGAAGCTCCGCCATGCGTGGCTGACGGCCTCGGCGGCGCCGGACTACTACGAGCGGTTCCCGGAGTCGGAGAAGCAGCTCACGGCGAGCCGGGCGCTGTACGACGACATCCGCGAGTACTACCGGCTGCGGCCCGAGGCGGCGCGCGATGCCGTGCCGTCCTTCCTGCTCAACAATGACTACCGGAAGACGGCCGAGTGCGTGAAGTACCTGCGGAGCCTGGCGGAGCAGACGCACTACGTGCACCGGAGCGCGCCGCTGGAGGGGACGCATCCGTTCAAGGAGGCGAAGCTGGAGGTGTGGGCGCCGGAGGAGGACACCAGCGAGTACTACGGGCGCTTCACGCCGGTGGCGCTGGGGCTGGAGCGGAAGGCGGGAGGGGAGGTGTCGCTCCACGTGCCGTGTCCTCCTTCGGGCGTGGATGCGAGCGCGTTCTACAACCTGCTGACGTGGCGGCGCCGGGGCGTGGGGGACGACCTGCTGGCCATCGACAGGGCGGCGAACAACACGAGCATCGTCTTCAGCCTGGAGTGGCGGGGGTGGCGGCTGCTGTTCGCCGGGGACGCGGAGCTGCGGAGCTGGAAGGTGATGAAGAAGAAGGGGGTGCTGAAGCCGGTGCACTTCCTCAAGGTGAGCCACCACGGGAGCCACAACGGGACGCCGGACGGGGACATCTTCGACGCGATTCTCCCCGCGCGGTCCGGGGACGACCGGCGGCGGTGCGCGGTCATCTCCTCGTTCGAGGGCACGTACAGCGGGATTCCCCACACGCCTACGAACCAGCGGCTGGAGTCGCGGTGCGAGCTGAGGACCACGGTGGATGCGGCGGATGCGCCCTTCGTGGACCTCACGTTCGAGGACGTGGAGGTGCCGCGGGCTACACCGCGCGTCCGGCGCGCTGTGCCGGTGCGGAACCGGGGGCCGCGAGGTCACTCGCGCGGCGGCGGGAAGAAGCGGGCGTGA
- a CDS encoding gluzincin family metallopeptidase produces MAVEVRIPVLVQDPVAAGERKLAMTEWVRVRSEDVVLDGPVSPRVAVLDLDARTGRLRRGAHYQPPEREGEPGTFRIKDLERLQAADVIQVSVFGAVLRTLEMFEEDDALGRRVRWAFQGSQLLVVPQAGEWANAFYQRESHSLQFFYFQHALDHGRQERIYTCHSHDIIAHETAHAVLDGIAPDLHDSLSPQALALHEAVADLTAALASFRCRTLVKQVLEEQGGSIAHSGAFSAIGEQFGRALGDGRGPLRDLLNHKTLKPVPGGKPEDVVTSVEPHALSQVLSGALYGVLVRLHEALKDEFARKRHARASLVTPTETARQVLSLEDAPPEPPLARAGPVSEQARREARRRVSGKALAVAASRLRRSLYRGLDYLPPGEVSFADLGRAIIAADAASHPTSGEQREWLCQEFVRRGIVRDARALHVRTDYAHSALAHVDLDTLATSDWAAYAFANRYRGFLRLPRSTSFHVFPRLVVEKLYYPGGSQRRRVRECIFKVSWKVNEPDMVPGHALPDWRQVTFGTTLAIDCETRRVRALLTSDRSFTRKLERDEMLRWLLDEDLLRMGDEALGPDSRPLATAIRGEVSGGVLRVLGTAHMLHVVEERFGRRAG; encoded by the coding sequence ATGGCCGTGGAAGTGCGCATTCCGGTGCTGGTGCAGGACCCCGTGGCCGCGGGCGAGCGGAAGCTGGCCATGACGGAGTGGGTCCGCGTGCGCAGCGAGGACGTGGTGCTGGACGGGCCCGTGTCGCCCCGGGTGGCGGTGCTGGACCTGGACGCGCGCACCGGCAGGCTGCGGCGCGGGGCCCACTACCAGCCCCCCGAGCGGGAGGGGGAGCCGGGGACGTTCCGCATCAAGGACCTGGAGCGGCTGCAGGCGGCCGACGTCATCCAGGTGAGCGTCTTCGGCGCGGTGCTCCGGACGCTGGAGATGTTCGAGGAGGACGACGCGCTCGGCCGCCGGGTGCGGTGGGCCTTCCAGGGCTCGCAGCTGCTCGTGGTGCCCCAGGCCGGCGAGTGGGCGAACGCCTTCTACCAGCGCGAGTCCCACAGCCTGCAGTTCTTCTACTTCCAGCATGCGCTCGACCACGGGAGGCAGGAGCGCATCTACACCTGCCACTCGCACGACATCATCGCGCACGAGACGGCGCACGCGGTGCTGGATGGGATTGCGCCGGACCTGCACGACTCGCTGTCGCCCCAGGCGCTCGCGCTGCACGAGGCGGTGGCGGACCTCACCGCGGCGCTGGCCTCGTTCCGGTGCCGGACGCTGGTGAAGCAGGTGCTGGAGGAGCAGGGCGGGAGCATCGCGCACTCCGGGGCCTTCAGCGCCATTGGCGAGCAGTTCGGCCGGGCGCTCGGAGACGGGCGCGGGCCGCTGAGGGATTTGCTCAACCACAAGACGCTGAAGCCGGTGCCCGGCGGGAAGCCGGAGGACGTCGTCACCTCGGTGGAGCCGCATGCGCTGAGCCAGGTGCTGTCTGGCGCGCTCTACGGCGTCTTGGTGCGGCTGCATGAAGCGCTGAAGGACGAGTTCGCGCGCAAGCGCCACGCGCGCGCGTCGCTGGTGACTCCCACCGAGACGGCCCGGCAGGTGCTGTCCCTGGAGGACGCGCCCCCCGAGCCTCCGCTGGCGCGCGCGGGCCCCGTCTCGGAGCAGGCGCGGCGGGAGGCGCGGCGGCGCGTGTCCGGCAAGGCGCTGGCGGTGGCGGCGTCGCGGCTCAGGCGCAGCCTGTACCGGGGGCTGGACTACCTGCCTCCCGGAGAGGTGTCCTTCGCGGACCTGGGGCGGGCCATCATCGCGGCGGACGCGGCGTCGCACCCGACCAGTGGCGAGCAGCGCGAGTGGCTGTGCCAGGAGTTCGTCCGCAGGGGCATCGTCCGGGACGCGCGGGCGCTGCACGTGCGCACCGACTATGCGCACTCCGCGCTGGCCCACGTGGACCTGGACACGCTGGCGACGAGCGACTGGGCCGCCTATGCGTTCGCCAACCGGTACCGCGGCTTCCTGCGGCTGCCCCGGAGCACCTCGTTCCACGTCTTCCCGAGGCTGGTGGTGGAGAAGCTCTACTACCCGGGCGGCTCGCAGCGGCGGCGCGTGCGCGAGTGCATCTTCAAGGTGTCCTGGAAGGTGAATGAGCCGGACATGGTGCCGGGGCACGCGCTTCCGGACTGGAGGCAGGTGACGTTCGGCACCACGCTGGCCATCGACTGCGAGACGCGGCGGGTGCGGGCGCTGCTCACGTCGGACCGGAGCTTCACGCGGAAGCTGGAGCGGGACGAGATGCTGCGGTGGTTGCTGGACGAGGACCTGCTGCGCATGGGGGACGAGGCGCTCGGCCCGGACAGCAGGCCCCTGGCCACGGCCATCCGGGGCGAGGTGTCCGGCGGGGTGCTGCGGGTGCTGGGCACCGCGCACATGCTGCACGTGGTGGAGGAGCGCTTCGGAAGGAGGGCCGGGTGA
- a CDS encoding DUF3592 domain-containing protein: MKPLLLSVLSTIAVILGVTGLGVLVWGIFRMRSTARTRHWPTTQGTIRAARVTSREVPIAPGDSSDDDDAPAPRTRPLYRPEVEYTYTVGRQTYTGTQLGMDVVEVSSREHAQAHAARYAPGAPVTVFHDPQDPGQALLEPGLQAASWSVPGAGVACLAVATAFFFFVRWYSGG; this comes from the coding sequence ATGAAGCCACTGCTCCTGTCGGTGCTGTCCACCATCGCCGTCATCCTGGGCGTCACCGGGCTGGGCGTCCTGGTCTGGGGAATCTTCCGGATGCGAAGCACGGCCCGCACCCGGCACTGGCCCACCACCCAGGGCACCATCCGCGCCGCCCGCGTCACCTCGCGCGAGGTGCCCATCGCCCCGGGTGACAGCAGCGACGACGACGACGCCCCCGCCCCCAGGACGCGGCCCCTCTACCGCCCCGAAGTCGAATACACCTACACCGTGGGACGACAGACCTACACCGGCACGCAGCTCGGCATGGACGTGGTGGAGGTCAGCAGCCGGGAGCACGCCCAGGCCCATGCGGCGCGCTACGCCCCGGGCGCCCCCGTCACCGTCTTCCATGACCCCCAGGACCCCGGCCAGGCCCTGCTCGAGCCCGGCCTCCAGGCCGCCTCGTGGTCCGTCCCAGGCGCCGGGGTCGCGTGCCTCGCCGTGGCGACGGCCTTCTTCTTCTTCGTCCGCTGGTACAGCGGCGGGTAG